Within the Bacteroidales bacterium genome, the region TACCCGGTATATGCGTATTATGATGAAAAGAACGATAATCCATGGTACGGTGTTTCGACCAATTATGAGAGAAACCATATCGGAGACCTCGAGTCTTGCGGGTACTATAATGAGCTGACACGAACAAGCGCAGCAAATATAAATCTTGACTATGATTTCTCCCAGTTTGTTCCAGGATTAAAATCACGTACGTTCTTGTCATTTAATTTATTGAACCTGACAAGAATAGGGAAGGTGAACGAATATATTGCCTATACCGCAACTCCTTCACTTACCTCAGAGGGCAATGATACCATATTATTAGCGAAAGTACATGATGGAGTGGACAATACAGACCAGGAAAGGATACTGTCCTATTATTACCAGCGGTTATCTTTTTATGAATCCCTGTCCTATGACAAATCTTTCGGGGATCATGATCTTCAACTGGGTTTGACTTATTTCCTGTTTAATGGGATGAAAGATGCCGTTCGGGAACCGGACCGTCAGCAAAATGGTATTTTTACCGCCGGCTATACCTTCCGTGATAAATATTCCGTACAGGGAGTATTGAACTATGCGGGAACATCCAGTTTTGACAAAAACAAGAGATACAAAGTCTTTCCATCCCTGGGTATCGGCTGGGTGATCTCAGATGAGTATTTCATGCAGGATATCGGGTTCCTCGATTTTCTGAAGATACGTGCCAGCGCAGGTATCCTGGGATATGACGGGCTATCCACCGCTTTTTATTATCAGGACAGATGGTCTACAGCCACAGGTGCGGCATTTGGCCCGCATAGCGCCAACCAGTGGTTCGGTTCTGATACCGAAGCAACAGTAAGGCGCGCTTATCCTAACAGGATCGCCAATTACGGTCTCTCCTGGGAAAAAAGAAAAGAATTCACTGCGGGACTGGAAGCTCTTTTATTCGACCGCAAATTGTATGTCGAATTTAATTATTATAACAATACCCGGGATGGGATCATTGCCAAAATGGAGAATATGGTACCCTATGTAATGGGTATTTCAACAGCAAGTCCCTGGTATAATTATGATAAATATCGTTATCATGGGGTCGAGTTCAATCTATCCTATTCGGGAAGTGCCGGTGATTTCAAATACAGGATCGGAGGAAATGCCAATATCCGAAACAGCAAGGTGTTGAAAATAGATGAACCCAATTACGGTGAGTCATACCGTTCGAAAGTAGGAGAACCTGTCGATGCGATTTTCGGCTATACATGGCTTGGCCGTTATTCGAGTGATGCCGAGGCACAGGCAGTCATTCAGACTTTTGATGAGACCCTGCGTACCGGAGACCTGAAATATCAGGATAAAAACACCGACAATGTCATTGATGAAAATGACCAGAGCGTTATAGGGCGTTCTGATCCTCGTTTGATATATGGTCTGGATATACAACTGAGTTATAAGAATTTTGAACTTTTTGCCCTGGGTTCAGGACGGGCTTTTTATGATATTGAGAAAACCAACCGTTATTTTCAGAGCGGGACGGGAGACAATACTTACTCGAAATATGTTATGGATAATATCGATGGAGACTATCCCCGTCTGACCTATCAAAAAGTAAACAATAACTTTTTGAAATCTGATTTTTGGCTGACCAGTGGTAATTTTTTCAAATTACAGAATGTGGAATTTGCTTATAACCTGTTTCTCAAAAACAACAGAGTGCTGGGGATACAACGGGTCAGGTTCTACCTGCGTGGAGCAAACCTGTTTACCATATCCGGATTAAAAGATGTGGATCCTGAATCAATTAGTTCTGGAATCAATGCTTATCCGTTGTTCCGGACTTTTACAGGTGGTATTAAAGTAACTTTTTAATAGGATGATGATGAAAAAGATGAAAATAATAAACCTTTGGGTAATGATAGGAATGCTGGTTTCATGCAATGATTTTATGGAACCTTACCCCAATGGAGGATATACTACGGATGATATCTGGGATTACCAGGCAATGGTACAAGGCCTGATCGGAGAATGCTATGAAAGTAGTTATCTGCCCCGGAATTATAATAATAATGAAGGAACTTATCTTGACGGAGCTACGGATGATGCTGTAATTACCAGTACTACCCA harbors:
- a CDS encoding SusC/RagA family TonB-linked outer membrane protein, encoding MKINISAHLKVFIVLLLCTVSVKTLPAQNKKGKAVLKEYSLTVKDEAGRMLDGVQLIVGEGIFHARSDQSGMINFSAYSDDFITIHKYGFGKEVYAVDHLPEDGVVILTEAKLFKSDDDNVPLPLTTFKKRDLTSSDFVLRGDQLEKYPSSDLRNALTGLVPGLDIIENNGAPGVSVVASSRVSTSLRNYSPLYIVDGMEVNILEMPLDPQEIETVTVVKDIVTKAMYGPKAANGIIYIETKRGKQNERFLDVEVESGVNVVDRFPEWVSGADYARLNNQARRNSNMEPLYSEADIDAYAKNDPYDLYHPSINFKEMLWKDTRPFTRANVSAGGGNDRVRYFAYLGYNGEGDNFKVGSKSDYNRINARSNIDIKITDHMKVGLGIYGGVTINRAPNYSNTAKAIEMDGLLNDITTTPPIAYPVYAYYDEKNDNPWYGVSTNYERNHIGDLESCGYYNELTRTSAANINLDYDFSQFVPGLKSRTFLSFNLLNLTRIGKVNEYIAYTATPSLTSEGNDTILLAKVHDGVDNTDQERILSYYYQRLSFYESLSYDKSFGDHDLQLGLTYFLFNGMKDAVREPDRQQNGIFTAGYTFRDKYSVQGVLNYAGTSSFDKNKRYKVFPSLGIGWVISDEYFMQDIGFLDFLKIRASAGILGYDGLSTAFYYQDRWSTATGAAFGPHSANQWFGSDTEATVRRAYPNRIANYGLSWEKRKEFTAGLEALLFDRKLYVEFNYYNNTRDGIIAKMENMVPYVMGISTASPWYNYDKYRYHGVEFNLSYSGSAGDFKYRIGGNANIRNSKVLKIDEPNYGESYRSKVGEPVDAIFGYTWLGRYSSDAEAQAVIQTFDETLRTGDLKYQDKNTDNVIDENDQSVIGRSDPRLIYGLDIQLSYKNFELFALGSGRAFYDIEKTNRYFQSGTGDNTYSKYVMDNIDGDYPRLTYQKVNNNFLKSDFWLTSGNFFKLQNVEFAYNLFLKNNRVLGIQRVRFYLRGANLFTISGLKDVDPESISSGINAYPLFRTFTGGIKVTF